One segment of Candidatus Pelagibacter ubique HTCC1062 DNA contains the following:
- a CDS encoding ABC transporter substrate-binding protein: protein MKKIVSLMSALVISVVSFAGISNAADSKKPIVIPTHNWSSQIVMAHVIGGIFESMGNNVKYVNTDSQAVYESIRLGDVSLSHEVWESAFGKSFTTALDKGGLVDWGDHEARTLEDMGYPNWVAEKGLCPGLPDWTALKNPACAKNFTTPDSGGKGRMLEGPQTWHGDLIPQRVDALGLGDLWTVKFAGSADALWAELVAAEKEGRGTIIFNWTPNFTDGAGFTFIDFPPYTAGCRPEDGGDGKCGSPDGYLKKAVNADFPKTHPAAAATFKKMSFSTSHIGAMAALVDVDKMTHEDAAKKWLADNKSVWTPFTK, encoded by the coding sequence ATGAAAAAAATAGTATCATTAATGTCTGCCCTAGTAATTTCAGTAGTAAGTTTCGCTGGAATTTCTAACGCAGCAGACAGTAAAAAGCCCATCGTAATTCCAACTCATAACTGGTCAAGCCAAATTGTAATGGCTCACGTTATTGGTGGAATTTTCGAAAGTATGGGAAATAACGTAAAATACGTAAATACTGATTCACAAGCTGTGTATGAGTCAATTCGTCTAGGTGATGTAAGTTTATCTCATGAAGTTTGGGAATCTGCTTTTGGTAAATCATTTACTACAGCGCTTGATAAAGGTGGTTTAGTTGATTGGGGAGATCATGAAGCTCGAACGCTTGAAGATATGGGATATCCAAACTGGGTTGCTGAAAAAGGATTATGTCCAGGTCTACCAGATTGGACTGCTTTAAAAAATCCAGCTTGTGCTAAAAACTTTACAACACCTGACTCAGGTGGAAAAGGAAGAATGTTAGAAGGACCTCAAACTTGGCATGGAGATTTGATACCTCAAAGGGTTGATGCTTTAGGCTTAGGAGATCTTTGGACAGTTAAATTTGCTGGAAGTGCAGATGCACTTTGGGCAGAATTAGTAGCTGCTGAAAAAGAAGGAAGAGGAACTATAATATTCAACTGGACACCAAACTTTACAGATGGTGCTGGTTTTACATTTATAGACTTCCCTCCATATACTGCTGGTTGTAGACCAGAAGATGGTGGTGACGGTAAATGTGGTTCGCCTGATGGTTACTTGAAAAAAGCTGTAAATGCAGACTTTCCAAAAACTCATCCAGCTGCGGCTGCAACGTTTAAAAAGATGTCATTCTCTACAAGTCACATTGGTGCAATGGCTGCTTTAGTTGACGTTGACAAAATGACTCACGAAGATGCAGCTAAAAAGTGGCTTGCAGATAATAAGTCAGTTTGGACTCCTTTTACTAAATAA
- a CDS encoding DUF1989 domain-containing protein produces the protein MLHTSKDIRSPGLRTLPPGVERYFVRGGGLSIIEVLPEDKIEIINEEGKQICEIIVFNSKGKSDLSILNLKENSNADFSKKTISNDEKISKILKKKNLNLSNAKASIIFNDDCLMGEKITLTSKDKCIVMIAAPGDAMNVHEQNPPTDLTIYLNKAKFIETDEQFILPDPLSDPIIEQLVKRRTAETYSVKAGEYIQIIDPGGRQCSDFLAFDTQKLNDGIESIIDDKTTRTFMGGAYPGPGLFSKFYDGDHEAMIEVVRDTVGRHDTFNLACTSKYYEDMGYMGHINCTDNFNNRLDKYDINSRKSWSAINLFFNTAIDANNVASFDEPWSRPGDYVLFRALKDLTCISSACPCDVDAANGWNPTDIFVRTYSKEKKYSKAIAFRMKTDSEPKLTQETGFHKKTSELTRNFVEYKGFWLANNFTNSGTIKEYTACRESAIATDLSPLRKFEILGPDAENLMQYTLTRNVKKLSIGQVVYTAMCYENGCMLDDGTLFKLGQDNFRWIGGDEYSGEWLKEQAKKKNYKVWIKSATDHIHNIAVQGPNSRKILEKFVWTAPIQPSITELEWFRFNIARIDHETGTPIVISRTGYTGELGYEIWCHPKDAAEVWDKVWEAGKEFDITPLGLEALDMVRIEAGLIFYGYEFDDQTDPFEAGIGFTVPLKTKEDDFIGKEELIKRKANPQKKLVGLELVGHEPALHGDCVHVGRGQVGVITSGMLSPKLGKNIALCRIDVKYSEIGTEVEIGKLDGHQKRIGAKVVPFPFYDPTKSRVRA, from the coding sequence ATGCTACATACTAGTAAAGATATACGAAGTCCTGGTTTAAGAACGTTACCACCTGGAGTTGAAAGATATTTTGTAAGAGGTGGAGGTTTATCAATTATAGAAGTTTTACCAGAAGATAAAATAGAAATAATAAATGAAGAAGGAAAACAAATTTGTGAAATAATTGTTTTTAATTCAAAAGGTAAATCTGATTTATCTATTTTAAATTTAAAAGAAAATTCTAACGCAGATTTTTCAAAAAAAACTATCTCAAACGATGAAAAAATTTCAAAAATTTTAAAGAAAAAAAACTTAAATTTAAGTAATGCTAAAGCATCTATCATTTTTAACGATGATTGCTTGATGGGTGAAAAAATAACACTAACCTCAAAAGATAAATGCATTGTAATGATTGCTGCACCTGGTGATGCAATGAATGTTCATGAACAAAATCCTCCAACAGATTTAACGATTTATTTAAATAAAGCTAAATTTATTGAAACTGATGAACAATTTATCTTACCAGATCCACTTAGTGATCCAATTATAGAACAACTTGTAAAAAGAAGAACTGCTGAAACCTACAGTGTTAAAGCTGGTGAATATATTCAAATAATTGATCCAGGTGGAAGACAGTGTTCTGATTTTTTAGCTTTTGATACACAAAAATTAAATGACGGTATTGAAAGCATTATTGATGATAAAACAACACGAACCTTTATGGGTGGTGCCTACCCTGGGCCAGGATTATTTTCAAAGTTTTATGACGGCGATCATGAAGCTATGATTGAAGTTGTGAGAGATACCGTTGGAAGACATGATACTTTCAATCTTGCTTGCACATCAAAATACTATGAAGACATGGGATATATGGGGCACATAAATTGTACAGATAATTTTAATAATAGGCTGGATAAATATGACATCAATTCTCGAAAAAGCTGGTCTGCAATAAATCTTTTTTTCAATACTGCTATTGACGCTAATAATGTTGCATCTTTTGATGAGCCTTGGTCAAGACCAGGGGATTATGTTTTGTTTAGGGCTTTAAAAGATTTAACTTGTATATCCTCTGCTTGCCCATGTGATGTAGATGCTGCAAATGGCTGGAATCCAACTGATATTTTTGTTAGGACTTATTCAAAGGAAAAAAAATATTCAAAAGCAATAGCATTTAGAATGAAAACAGACTCAGAGCCTAAATTAACACAAGAGACAGGGTTTCATAAAAAAACTTCTGAGCTAACAAGAAATTTTGTTGAGTATAAAGGTTTTTGGCTTGCTAATAATTTTACAAATTCAGGAACAATAAAAGAGTATACGGCTTGTAGAGAAAGTGCGATTGCAACAGACTTATCACCTCTTAGAAAGTTTGAAATTCTTGGACCTGATGCAGAAAATTTAATGCAATACACACTTACTAGAAATGTTAAAAAACTATCTATCGGACAAGTTGTTTATACAGCTATGTGTTATGAAAATGGCTGTATGCTAGATGACGGTACTTTATTTAAATTAGGACAAGATAATTTTAGATGGATCGGTGGAGATGAATACAGTGGTGAATGGTTAAAAGAACAAGCTAAGAAGAAAAATTACAAAGTTTGGATAAAATCTGCAACAGATCATATTCATAACATTGCCGTTCAAGGTCCAAATAGTAGAAAAATTTTAGAAAAGTTTGTATGGACGGCGCCAATCCAACCATCAATCACTGAACTTGAATGGTTCAGATTTAATATTGCAAGAATAGATCATGAAACAGGTACGCCAATTGTTATTTCAAGAACAGGTTACACGGGTGAACTTGGTTATGAAATATGGTGTCATCCAAAAGATGCTGCAGAAGTTTGGGATAAAGTTTGGGAAGCTGGTAAAGAGTTTGATATTACCCCATTAGGTTTAGAAGCTTTAGACATGGTTCGTATAGAAGCTGGCCTTATTTTTTATGGTTATGAGTTTGACGATCAAACAGATCCATTTGAAGCTGGAATTGGTTTTACAGTTCCACTTAAAACTAAGGAAGATGATTTTATAGGTAAAGAAGAATTAATTAAAAGAAAAGCAAATCCACAAAAAAAATTAGTTGGTCTGGAATTAGTAGGTCATGAACCGGCATTACATGGAGATTGTGTTCATGTAGGTCGTGGTCAAGTAGGTGTAATAACAAGTGGAATGCTATCCCCTAAACTTGGAAAAAATATTGCGCTTTGTAGAATAGATGTAAAATATTCTGAGATTGGAACTGAAGTTGAAATTGGTAAACTTGATGGTCATCAAAAAAGAATTGGAGCGAAAGTTGTACCTTTTCCTTTCTACGATCCAACAAAATCAAGAGTTAGAGCGTAA
- a CDS encoding quaternary amine ABC transporter ATP-binding protein: MSDPVIKCESVYKIFGSNAKKMLHEANGNVDAKTFQDNGCIVGVNNASFEVVKGEMLVVMGLSGSGKSTLLRCISRLTDATSGKIYIDGQDLLTLNNKELIELRRNKMGMVFQSFALLPHKTVVENIAFPLQIKGIKTQDSINKAMEMVKLVGLDGRENYFPRELSGGQQQRVGIARSLAVEPDIWFLDEPFSALDPLIRKEMQDEFLRLQEKLQKTIMFITHDFDEALRLADRIAIMKDGVIEQLDTPANIVLNPATEYVRKFTEEVPRGKVLKIADLMEKPETENLSDFKVSKNEIIENVAEKILTQEKSVAVTDENNKIVGSVHPSKIIHTVFSREKK; this comes from the coding sequence ATGAGCGATCCTGTAATTAAATGTGAATCAGTTTACAAAATTTTTGGCTCTAACGCCAAGAAGATGCTTCATGAAGCAAATGGAAATGTGGATGCAAAAACATTTCAAGATAATGGGTGTATAGTTGGTGTAAATAATGCCTCTTTTGAAGTTGTAAAAGGTGAAATGTTAGTTGTGATGGGGCTATCTGGTTCAGGAAAATCAACATTACTAAGATGTATTTCTAGATTAACAGATGCAACAAGCGGAAAAATTTATATAGACGGTCAAGATTTACTTACACTAAATAATAAAGAATTAATTGAACTTAGAAGAAATAAGATGGGAATGGTTTTTCAAAGTTTTGCTTTACTGCCTCATAAAACAGTTGTTGAAAATATTGCTTTTCCACTTCAAATCAAAGGGATTAAAACTCAAGATAGCATCAATAAAGCAATGGAAATGGTTAAACTTGTAGGTCTTGATGGAAGAGAAAACTACTTTCCAAGAGAACTTTCTGGTGGACAACAACAAAGAGTAGGTATTGCTCGATCATTAGCGGTTGAGCCCGATATTTGGTTTTTAGATGAACCATTTTCTGCATTAGATCCATTAATTAGAAAAGAAATGCAGGATGAATTTTTAAGACTTCAAGAAAAGTTACAAAAAACAATTATGTTTATTACTCATGATTTTGATGAGGCATTAAGACTTGCTGACCGTATTGCAATTATGAAGGATGGAGTTATTGAGCAATTGGATACACCCGCCAACATTGTCTTAAATCCAGCAACTGAATATGTAAGAAAATTTACCGAAGAAGTACCTAGGGGAAAGGTTCTAAAAATAGCAGATCTAATGGAAAAACCAGAAACTGAAAATTTAAGTGATTTCAAAGTTTCGAAAAATGAAATAATTGAAAATGTGGCTGAAAAAATTTTAACTCAAGAAAAATCTGTAGCTGTTACAGATGAAAATAATAAAATTGTTGGAAGCGTTCACCCCTCAAAAATAATTCATACTGTTTTTTCAAGGGAGAAAAAATAA
- a CDS encoding MORN repeat-containing protein, protein MKKYLICIILSFLTTSIALARSTGCKEGNCENGFGKWVYTDKTTYEGEWVQTQKEGNGTETWPNGYIYKGEFKNSEWSGQGILTFPDGSTYDGEWTNGFMNGEGKFTWSDGKEKIGIWKNGKLQE, encoded by the coding sequence ATGAAAAAATATCTTATTTGTATTATTTTAAGTTTTTTAACCACATCTATAGCCCTAGCCCGAAGTACCGGATGTAAAGAGGGAAACTGTGAAAACGGCTTTGGAAAATGGGTGTACACAGATAAAACCACCTATGAAGGAGAGTGGGTTCAGACGCAAAAAGAGGGTAATGGAACTGAAACTTGGCCAAATGGCTATATTTATAAAGGTGAATTTAAAAATAGCGAATGGAGTGGTCAAGGTATTTTAACTTTTCCTGATGGCTCAACTTATGATGGGGAATGGACTAATGGCTTCATGAATGGTGAAGGAAAATTTACCTGGTCCGATGGAAAGGAAAAAATAGGAATTTGGAAAAATGGGAAGTTACAAGAATAA